A single Vicugna pacos chromosome 15, VicPac4, whole genome shotgun sequence DNA region contains:
- the LOC102545949 gene encoding deoxyguanosine kinase, mitochondrial isoform X1 encodes MAVGRLYLRLLRAPCKSVAQSPLGGMPPSRGLRAGRGPRRLSIEGNIAVGKSTFVKLLAKTYPEWHVATEPVATWQNVQAAGTQKAGTTPNLGNLLDMMYQKPARWSYTFQTFSFMSRLKVQLEPLPEKLLEANKAVQIFERSVYSDRYIFAKNLFENGSLSDMEWHIYQDWHSFLLQEFASRLGLHGFIYLQATPQVCLKRLRRRAREEEKGIELAYLEQLHGQHEAWLVHKTTPLHSEALLNIPVLVLDVNDDFSEEVTKQEELMKRVDTFVENLEPIP; translated from the exons ATGGCCGTGGGCCGGCTCTATCTAAGGCTGCTGCGAGCACCCTGCAAGTCCGTGGCTCAGAGCCCACTCGGGGGCATGCCCCCCTCCAGGGGTCTACGCGCGGGGCGCGGGCCCCGAAGGCTCTCCATCGAAGGCAACATTG CTGTGGGGAAGTCCACCTTTGTGAAGCTACTCGCGAAAACCTACCCAGAGTGGCACGTAGCTACAGAACCCGTAGCGACATGGCAGAATGTCCAGGCTGCTGGAACCCAAAAA GCCGGCACAACTCCAAATCTCGGAAACTTGCTGGATATGATGTACCAGAAGCCGGCACGATGGTCCTACACATTCcagacattttcttttatgaGCCGCCTGAAAGTACAGTTGGAGCCCTTACCTGAGAAACTCTTAGAGGCCAACAAGGCGGTACAGATCTTTGAGAGGTCTGTGTACAGTGACAG GTATATCTTTGCAAAGAATCTTTTTGAGAACGGTTCCCTCAGTGACATGGAATGGCATATCTATCAGGACTGGCATTCTTTTCTCCTGCAGGAGTTTGCCAGTCGGCTCGGATTGCATGGCTTCATCTACCTCCAGGCTACTCCCCAG GTTTGCTTGAAGAGACTGCGCCGGAgggccagggaggaggagaagggaattGAGCTGGCCTATCTCGAGCAGCTTCATGGTCAACACGAAGCCTGGCTTGTCCACAAGACAACCCC GCTCCACTCTGAGGCCCTGCTCAACATTCCAGTGCTGGTGTTGGACGTCAATGATGATTTTTCTGAAGAAGTAACCAAACAAGAAGAGCTCATGAAGAGG GTAGACACCTTTGTAGAGAATCTGGAACCAATACCATGA
- the LOC102545949 gene encoding deoxyguanosine kinase, mitochondrial isoform X2, which translates to MMYQKPARWSYTFQTFSFMSRLKVQLEPLPEKLLEANKAVQIFERSVYSDRYIFAKNLFENGSLSDMEWHIYQDWHSFLLQEFASRLGLHGFIYLQATPQVCLKRLRRRAREEEKGIELAYLEQLHGQHEAWLVHKTTPLHSEALLNIPVLVLDVNDDFSEEVTKQEELMKRVDTFVENLEPIP; encoded by the exons ATGATGTACCAGAAGCCGGCACGATGGTCCTACACATTCcagacattttcttttatgaGCCGCCTGAAAGTACAGTTGGAGCCCTTACCTGAGAAACTCTTAGAGGCCAACAAGGCGGTACAGATCTTTGAGAGGTCTGTGTACAGTGACAG GTATATCTTTGCAAAGAATCTTTTTGAGAACGGTTCCCTCAGTGACATGGAATGGCATATCTATCAGGACTGGCATTCTTTTCTCCTGCAGGAGTTTGCCAGTCGGCTCGGATTGCATGGCTTCATCTACCTCCAGGCTACTCCCCAG GTTTGCTTGAAGAGACTGCGCCGGAgggccagggaggaggagaagggaattGAGCTGGCCTATCTCGAGCAGCTTCATGGTCAACACGAAGCCTGGCTTGTCCACAAGACAACCCC GCTCCACTCTGAGGCCCTGCTCAACATTCCAGTGCTGGTGTTGGACGTCAATGATGATTTTTCTGAAGAAGTAACCAAACAAGAAGAGCTCATGAAGAGG GTAGACACCTTTGTAGAGAATCTGGAACCAATACCATGA